The Denitrificimonas caeni genome has a segment encoding these proteins:
- the msrB gene encoding peptide-methionine (R)-S-oxide reductase MsrB has protein sequence MKKVEKSQEQWREKLSDEQFRVCRLAGTERPFTGEYHLPQFKGVFHCVCCEQPLFDAQHQFDAGCGWPSYWQAINETALTEHADTSHGMQRVEVVCSKCDAHLGHVFPDGPAPTGLRYCINSVAMRLEPAAAD, from the coding sequence ATGAAAAAGGTTGAAAAGAGTCAAGAACAGTGGCGTGAAAAATTATCTGATGAACAATTTCGAGTTTGTCGCCTTGCAGGGACTGAGCGCCCGTTTACCGGTGAGTACCATTTGCCACAGTTTAAGGGCGTGTTTCATTGTGTCTGTTGTGAGCAACCGCTGTTTGATGCGCAGCACCAGTTTGATGCAGGTTGTGGTTGGCCCAGCTATTGGCAGGCAATTAACGAGACTGCGTTAACCGAGCATGCTGATACGAGTCATGGCATGCAGCGGGTTGAGGTGGTGTGTTCCAAGTGTGATGCGCACTTAGGCCATGTCTTTCCTGATGGCCCCGCGCCGACTGGCTTGCGTTACTGCATCAATTCCGTGGCGATGCGTCTTGAGCCTGCTGCGGCTGATTAA
- a CDS encoding electron transfer flavoprotein subunit alpha/FixB family protein, protein MAILVIAEHSNDALGAATLNTVAAAQAIGGDVHVLVAGAGSAAVAEAAAKINGVSKVLSADNAAFAHQLPENVAPLIAELGKEYSHILAAATTTGKNVMPRVAALLDVDQISEIVAVESADTFKRPIYAGNAIATVQSNAAIKVITVRGTGFDAAAAEGGSASVEAVSTGADAGISAFVGEELAQSDRPELTAAKVVISGGRGMQNGENFEMLNRIADKLGAAVGASRAAVDAGFVPNDMQVGQTGKIVAPELYIAVGISGAIQHLAGMKDSKVIVAINKDEDAPIFQVADYGLVADLFDAIPELEAAL, encoded by the coding sequence ATGGCTATTTTAGTTATTGCTGAGCATTCGAATGACGCTTTGGGTGCTGCTACCCTAAACACAGTTGCGGCAGCTCAAGCAATTGGTGGCGATGTCCATGTACTGGTTGCCGGTGCTGGCTCTGCTGCAGTTGCTGAAGCAGCAGCAAAAATTAATGGTGTAAGCAAAGTGTTGTCAGCTGATAACGCTGCTTTTGCACACCAGTTGCCGGAAAACGTTGCGCCACTCATTGCTGAGTTGGGTAAAGAGTATTCGCATATTCTGGCTGCGGCGACAACAACCGGTAAAAACGTAATGCCACGCGTGGCAGCGTTATTAGACGTTGATCAGATTTCTGAAATTGTTGCAGTAGAAAGCGCTGATACATTTAAGCGTCCAATCTACGCGGGTAATGCGATTGCTACTGTGCAGTCCAATGCAGCAATTAAAGTGATCACTGTACGTGGTACTGGTTTTGATGCCGCTGCTGCAGAAGGCGGATCGGCGAGCGTTGAAGCTGTTAGCACTGGCGCTGATGCTGGTATCTCGGCATTTGTTGGTGAAGAGCTGGCGCAATCTGATCGTCCTGAATTAACTGCTGCTAAAGTGGTTATTTCTGGTGGTCGTGGTATGCAGAACGGTGAGAACTTTGAAATGCTCAACCGTATTGCTGACAAGCTTGGCGCTGCAGTGGGTGCTTCACGCGCTGCTGTTGACGCAGGTTTTGTGCCGAACGACATGCAAGTTGGCCAGACAGGTAAAATTGTTGCGCCAGAGCTGTACATTGCGGTTGGTATTTCCGGTGCAATCCAGCATTTGGCGGGTATGAAAGATTCTAAAGTGATCGTTGCGATCAACAAAGATGAAGATGCACCGATTTTCCAAGTTGCTGATTATGGTTTAGTGGCTGATTTATTCGACGCTATTCCAGAACTGGAAGCTGCCCTGTAA
- a CDS encoding substrate-binding periplasmic protein, with protein sequence MSWRLVFYALGVTISWSASQIVAASEQGCAALVAVNYIDSGLVGEAAAQQLEHFNSELIEALGQATQLAIKLEPSQGHQALAEVRSGRVDLVVGVSPGVEPDAQLSYLEPAYLQKNYRLWRRAGEQLSLKRWPELSGLRGVQVAPTTELADFAVQAELLNWPVRTVQSLDAAVDKVVAGQADYLLAEQQELVAHLEQHSLAQDFEFVEPAAATQELYVALSKDSVCNTAALRSKLSQALAKLSQ encoded by the coding sequence ATGAGCTGGCGATTGGTGTTTTATGCTCTAGGAGTGACTATCAGCTGGAGTGCGTCACAGATTGTGGCTGCCAGCGAGCAAGGCTGCGCGGCATTAGTGGCAGTGAATTATATCGACTCAGGCTTAGTCGGCGAGGCTGCGGCTCAGCAGCTTGAACACTTCAATAGCGAGCTCATTGAGGCTTTAGGGCAGGCAACGCAGCTGGCGATAAAGCTTGAACCTAGCCAAGGGCATCAAGCCTTGGCTGAGGTGCGCAGTGGACGGGTTGATCTTGTCGTTGGCGTCAGCCCTGGGGTGGAGCCAGATGCACAGCTGAGTTACTTGGAGCCTGCGTACCTACAAAAAAACTACCGTTTGTGGCGACGTGCTGGCGAGCAGTTATCGCTAAAACGCTGGCCAGAATTGAGTGGTTTGCGTGGTGTGCAAGTTGCGCCGACAACTGAGTTGGCAGATTTTGCCGTGCAGGCCGAGTTGCTCAATTGGCCGGTGCGTACTGTGCAAAGCCTTGATGCAGCAGTGGATAAGGTTGTTGCAGGTCAGGCTGATTACTTGCTAGCGGAGCAGCAGGAGCTCGTGGCGCATCTGGAACAGCACAGCCTGGCGCAAGACTTTGAGTTTGTTGAGCCGGCGGCTGCAACTCAGGAGTTGTATGTGGCTTTAAGTAAAGACTCTGTATGCAATACTGCAGCGCTGCGCAGTAAGTTAAGCCAGGCGTTAGCGAAGCTAAGTCAGTAG
- a CDS encoding ComEA family DNA-binding protein translates to MRVSRTGGVALRTQAKAAGLTITANSQHGLRVSSRVAKNTQVALQNGRPVLRGRYGSGATRLNLSKSGVSVSTRNPLGTFNWSKPNRSSVKIAGVQLRGKKAANIQLIYMLLLGIAQGLQVFWQMLTLLLRVTVRLCTELLRWIANLPDLFGNLRQDFRNARISSKLSRSKQLFTPSIDNWSAPELLNASLLTLCGWGSGLTAHEAAIRITQQQQHNPAAHQLTITTAGLSQIAQRLEQLRSEHAATNTITPQVITALLAQQQAQLLGAEDTVELFLHIDDWILTLGERTELQEQLLQIFADFAQLRFQTDPVHAENFAVTEPLDITAQPSTQSVSVTPSATGDLINLNTASHAQLQTLPHIGHDRALAIMTLRPISDLSQLTKIHGIGPARLADIKRAGVDI, encoded by the coding sequence TTGCGTGTCAGTCGTACTGGTGGAGTCGCACTGCGTACGCAAGCCAAAGCTGCCGGTTTAACTATCACGGCTAACAGCCAACATGGCCTACGGGTATCCAGCCGTGTCGCAAAAAACACACAAGTTGCTCTACAAAATGGACGGCCAGTCTTACGCGGACGCTATGGCAGCGGAGCAACCCGCCTCAACCTATCTAAATCCGGTGTAAGCGTCTCCACCCGCAACCCCCTGGGCACATTTAACTGGAGCAAACCCAACCGCTCTTCAGTCAAGATTGCCGGTGTACAGCTACGCGGAAAAAAAGCTGCCAACATCCAACTGATCTATATGTTGCTGCTGGGCATTGCACAAGGGCTGCAAGTGTTCTGGCAGATGCTAACGCTATTACTGCGGGTGACAGTCAGACTCTGCACAGAATTATTGCGCTGGATTGCAAACTTACCGGATTTATTCGGCAATCTACGACAAGATTTCCGTAATGCTCGTATCAGCTCAAAACTCAGTCGCAGCAAGCAGTTATTTACGCCTTCTATAGACAACTGGAGCGCCCCCGAACTGCTCAACGCAAGCCTTTTAACCCTCTGCGGTTGGGGCAGCGGCTTAACAGCCCACGAAGCAGCTATACGCATTACTCAACAGCAACAGCACAACCCAGCAGCGCATCAGTTAACCATCACCACGGCAGGATTAAGTCAGATCGCCCAACGCTTAGAGCAGCTGCGTAGCGAACACGCAGCAACAAACACAATCACCCCGCAAGTCATCACCGCTCTTTTAGCTCAACAGCAAGCTCAACTACTGGGCGCAGAAGACACCGTAGAATTGTTCCTACACATTGATGACTGGATTTTGACCTTAGGCGAGCGCACAGAGCTGCAAGAGCAACTGCTGCAAATCTTTGCAGACTTTGCCCAACTGCGCTTTCAAACAGATCCAGTCCATGCCGAGAACTTTGCTGTAACTGAGCCGCTCGACATAACAGCGCAACCGTCAACCCAAAGTGTTAGCGTCACGCCCAGCGCAACAGGCGACTTAATTAATCTCAATACCGCGAGCCACGCTCAATTACAAACACTGCCGCACATCGGTCATGATCGCGCATTAGCAATTATGACCTTACGACCTATCAGCGACCTGTCACAACTCACCAAAATCCATGGCATCGGCCCAGCCCGCCTTGCTGATATTAAGCGGGCAGGTGTTGATATTTAG
- a CDS encoding PA2817 family protein — protein MTTPHVEQHLQLLAHLRTILVAVADAEVVPENHHALFLERYDDMVSSLRESSEDLYVGQDIISQVFQRYPQIAHLVPRDLLWFFGGDCLHFMPDDEIDKYQQLEERRYQALENGEEFDWNQEIQLMFMPEKAPEH, from the coding sequence ATGACTACACCGCACGTTGAGCAACATTTACAGCTGTTAGCGCATTTGCGCACGATATTAGTCGCGGTTGCTGATGCTGAAGTCGTCCCGGAAAATCATCATGCGTTATTTCTTGAGCGTTATGATGACATGGTGAGCAGCTTGCGTGAGAGCAGCGAAGACTTATATGTGGGACAGGATATTATCAGCCAAGTGTTTCAGCGTTATCCGCAAATTGCCCACTTGGTGCCACGGGATCTGCTGTGGTTCTTTGGGGGTGATTGCTTACACTTTATGCCCGATGATGAAATTGATAAGTATCAGCAATTGGAAGAGCGCCGTTACCAAGCACTTGAAAACGGTGAGGAATTTGACTGGAACCAAGAAATACAGCTGATGTTTATGCCGGAAAAGGCACCAGAGCACTGA
- the htpX gene encoding protease HtpX, translating into MMRIFLFLATNIAVLVVASITLSLLGVDRYTGQNHGDLLIFCAVFGFTGSMISLFISKWMAKRSTGTQVIVQPRTRQEQWLLHTVEELANKAGIGMPEVGIFPANEANAFATGWNRNNALVAVSQGLLNNFSQDEVKAVLAHEIGHVANGDMVTMALLQGVVNTFVMFFARIIGDFVDRVLLKNEDGRGIGYFVATIAAELVLGLLASIIVMWFSRRREFRADEAGADLAGKHAMIAALNRLRGDQRLESEMPKALTAFGISGGLKEGLAGLLMSHPPLEVRIAALQQRN; encoded by the coding sequence ATGATGCGTATCTTTTTATTCTTAGCCACTAACATCGCAGTATTGGTGGTTGCCAGTATCACCCTGAGTCTGCTGGGCGTTGATCGCTATACCGGTCAAAACCACGGCGACCTATTAATATTCTGTGCGGTATTTGGTTTTACTGGCTCAATGATTTCTTTGTTTATCTCGAAATGGATGGCCAAAAGAAGCACAGGCACCCAGGTCATCGTGCAGCCGCGTACCCGCCAAGAACAATGGCTACTGCACACTGTGGAAGAGTTGGCCAATAAGGCTGGCATCGGTATGCCAGAAGTGGGTATTTTCCCGGCCAACGAAGCCAATGCCTTTGCCACTGGCTGGAACCGCAACAATGCGTTAGTTGCAGTGAGCCAAGGCCTGCTCAATAACTTCTCACAAGACGAAGTGAAAGCCGTGCTGGCCCACGAGATTGGTCACGTTGCCAATGGTGACATGGTGACTATGGCGCTGCTACAAGGCGTAGTGAATACTTTTGTGATGTTCTTCGCACGCATCATCGGTGATTTCGTCGACCGCGTACTGTTGAAAAACGAAGACGGTCGTGGCATTGGCTATTTTGTCGCTACCATTGCTGCTGAACTTGTGCTGGGTTTACTGGCCAGTATCATAGTTATGTGGTTCTCCCGTCGCCGGGAATTCCGTGCCGACGAAGCAGGCGCTGATTTAGCTGGCAAGCACGCGATGATTGCCGCTTTAAACCGTTTACGTGGCGATCAACGCCTTGAATCTGAAATGCCCAAAGCTTTAACTGCATTCGGCATTAGCGGCGGTTTAAAAGAAGGTTTGGCAGGCTTACTGATGAGCCACCCGCCACTAGAAGTACGTATCGCTGCCCTGCAACAAAGAAACTAA
- a CDS encoding electron transfer flavoprotein subunit beta/FixA family protein, which yields MKVLVAVKRVVDYNVKVRVKADNSGVDLANVKMSMNPFCEIGVEEAIRLKEKGIATEVVAVSIGPTAAQEQLRTALALGADRAILIESNDELRSLAVAKLLKAVVDQEQPQLIMLGKQAIDSDNNQTGQMLGALTGYPQGTFASKVEVEGDKVNVTREIDGGLQTVALNLPAIVTTDLRLNEPRYASLPNIMKAKKKPLEVITPESLGVSTESTVTTLKVEAPATRSAGIKVKSVAELVEKLKNEAKVI from the coding sequence ATGAAGGTTCTAGTAGCTGTCAAACGAGTGGTAGACTATAACGTCAAGGTTCGCGTTAAAGCGGACAATTCTGGCGTTGATCTCGCCAACGTTAAAATGTCTATGAACCCTTTCTGCGAAATTGGCGTTGAAGAAGCCATCCGCTTAAAGGAAAAAGGTATTGCAACTGAAGTGGTTGCAGTTTCTATTGGCCCAACTGCTGCGCAAGAGCAGTTACGTACAGCCCTAGCATTGGGTGCTGACCGTGCGATCTTGATCGAAAGCAATGACGAGTTGCGCTCACTGGCGGTAGCTAAGCTACTCAAAGCCGTAGTGGATCAAGAGCAGCCGCAGTTGATCATGCTGGGTAAGCAAGCAATTGACAGTGATAACAACCAAACTGGTCAAATGCTCGGTGCGTTAACAGGTTATCCGCAAGGTACTTTCGCTTCTAAAGTTGAAGTCGAAGGCGATAAAGTTAATGTAACCCGTGAAATTGATGGTGGTTTGCAAACTGTTGCGCTGAACCTGCCAGCAATTGTTACCACTGACTTGCGCTTGAATGAGCCACGTTACGCATCTTTGCCTAACATCATGAAAGCTAAGAAAAAGCCGCTGGAAGTTATCACTCCAGAATCTTTGGGCGTTTCTACCGAGTCCACCGTTACCACTTTGAAAGTTGAAGCGCCTGCTACACGTAGCGCGGGTATCAAAGTGAAGAGCGTTGCTGAACTGGTTGAGAAACTTAAAAATGAGGCGAAAGTAATTTAA
- a CDS encoding ATP-binding protein codes for MSELINAFLQRANQVLEKLEPLLPTPATTVDWETVQAASWQRKGNSSFFRPIALSADIQLADLLGVDQQREQLQRNTLQFMRGYPANHALLWGARGTGKSSIVRALLAAYAAQGLRLIEVERNELADLPFIVESLAGLPQHFIVFCDDLSFEAGEGDYRILKSVLDGSLERAPDNVLLYATSNRRHLLPEQHSDNQNWQHGDGGELHPSEAVEDKIALSDRFGLWLSFYPFSQDHYLAVVQHWIAHYGEPAQLSWQFTDALAKEAISWAQARGNRNGRCAAQFAKQWVGLQLLEQKA; via the coding sequence GTGTCTGAGTTAATCAATGCGTTTTTACAGCGTGCCAATCAAGTGCTCGAAAAACTTGAGCCATTATTGCCAACTCCGGCGACAACGGTTGATTGGGAAACAGTGCAGGCAGCGAGCTGGCAGCGCAAGGGCAACAGCAGTTTCTTTCGCCCGATAGCATTGTCTGCCGATATTCAATTGGCTGATTTGTTAGGAGTGGATCAGCAGCGTGAGCAGTTGCAGCGCAATACCTTGCAGTTTATGCGTGGGTACCCAGCGAACCATGCGCTGTTGTGGGGTGCGCGCGGCACAGGTAAGTCATCTATCGTGCGTGCCTTACTGGCGGCATACGCGGCGCAGGGTTTGCGTTTGATTGAGGTTGAACGCAATGAGCTGGCGGATCTGCCGTTTATTGTTGAGTCTTTGGCCGGTTTACCACAGCACTTTATTGTCTTTTGCGATGATTTGTCTTTTGAGGCTGGGGAAGGGGATTACCGTATTTTAAAAAGTGTCTTGGATGGTTCTTTAGAGCGCGCGCCAGATAACGTGCTGTTGTATGCCACCTCTAATCGCCGCCATTTACTGCCTGAGCAGCACAGCGATAATCAAAACTGGCAGCACGGTGATGGTGGAGAGCTGCACCCAAGCGAAGCGGTTGAGGATAAAATCGCTTTATCGGATCGTTTTGGTTTGTGGCTGTCGTTTTACCCTTTTAGCCAAGATCACTATTTAGCGGTGGTGCAGCACTGGATTGCTCACTATGGCGAGCCTGCACAGCTGAGCTGGCAGTTTACTGATGCGCTGGCTAAAGAGGCGATCAGTTGGGCGCAGGCACGAGGTAATCGTAATGGCCGCTGCGCTGCACAATTCGCTAAGCAATGGGTTGGCTTGCAGCTGTTGGAGCAGAAGGCTTAA
- a CDS encoding sulfate ABC transporter substrate-binding protein: MKRLLTASLLALSFSSVSTLQAAPLLNVSYDVMRDFYKEYNPAFQQHWQAQGNKPIQLQMSHGGSSKQARSVIDGLPADVITMNMATDINALHEYGDLIPENWAERLPDNSAPFTSATVLIVRKGNPKNLQDWPDLLKEGVQVIVPNPKTSGNGRYTYLSAWAYVLKNGGSEQEAKEFVGKLFKQAPVLDTGGRAATSTFMQNQIGDVLVTFENEAEMIAREFGSGAFEVVYPSVSAEAEPPVAIVDKVVDRKGSRAVAEAYLNYLWSDEAQRIAANNYLRPRNQVILAEFSDRFPEVDFMPVEETFGSWPEIQKTHFNDGGVFDQVYADQQ; this comes from the coding sequence ATGAAACGCTTGCTGACCGCATCACTTCTCGCCCTAAGCTTCAGTAGTGTTAGCACTCTACAAGCAGCACCGCTACTTAACGTTTCGTATGATGTCATGCGTGATTTCTATAAAGAATACAACCCAGCATTCCAGCAGCATTGGCAAGCGCAGGGCAATAAGCCTATACAGCTGCAAATGTCCCATGGCGGCTCTAGCAAACAAGCACGCTCAGTGATTGATGGCCTCCCCGCTGATGTGATCACCATGAATATGGCCACCGATATCAATGCTCTGCATGAGTATGGCGACTTGATCCCGGAAAACTGGGCTGAACGCCTACCGGATAACAGCGCGCCCTTTACCTCTGCCACTGTGTTGATTGTGCGCAAAGGCAACCCTAAAAACCTGCAAGACTGGCCGGACCTGTTAAAAGAAGGCGTCCAAGTTATTGTGCCTAACCCAAAAACCTCAGGTAATGGCCGATATACATATTTATCAGCTTGGGCGTATGTCCTGAAAAATGGCGGTAGCGAGCAAGAGGCTAAAGAGTTTGTCGGCAAACTGTTTAAACAAGCACCCGTTCTGGATACCGGTGGCCGCGCAGCAACCAGCACCTTTATGCAAAACCAAATTGGTGATGTGCTGGTTACCTTTGAAAATGAAGCCGAAATGATTGCCCGCGAGTTCGGAAGCGGTGCTTTTGAAGTGGTTTACCCCAGCGTCAGCGCAGAAGCTGAGCCGCCAGTTGCCATTGTGGATAAAGTTGTTGACCGCAAAGGATCACGTGCAGTCGCTGAAGCCTACTTAAATTATTTGTGGTCCGATGAAGCCCAACGCATTGCTGCCAATAACTATTTGCGTCCACGCAATCAAGTAATCCTCGCTGAGTTTTCTGACCGTTTCCCTGAAGTAGACTTTATGCCCGTGGAAGAAACCTTTGGCAGCTGGCCAGAGATCCAAAAAACTCACTTTAACGATGGTGGTGTTTTCGATCAGGTCTACGCTGACCAGCAATAA
- a CDS encoding pyridoxal phosphate-dependent aminotransferase: MQFSKSNKLANVCYDIRGPVLKHAKRLEDEGQRILKLNIGNPAPFGFEAPEEILQDVIRNLPTAQGYSDSKGLFSARKAIMQYYQQMHVEGVGIEDIYLGNGVSELIVIALQALLNNNDEVLLPAPDYPLWTAATSLAGGKPVHYLCDEQAGWFPDIDDMRSKITANTKAIVLINPNNPTGAVYSKEVLLDIMELARQHNLVVFADEIYDKILYDDAVHICAASLAPDVLCLTFNGLSKSYRVAGFRSGWVVVSGPKHRARSYIEGLDILSNMRLCANVPAQHAIQTALGGYQSINDLVLPNGRLLEQRNRTWELLNDIPGVSCVKPMGALYAFPKIDPKICPIHNDEKFVLDLLLSEKLLVVQGTAFNWPWPDHFRVVTLPRVDDLEQAIGRIGNFLKTYRQ; this comes from the coding sequence ATGCAGTTCAGCAAATCGAACAAGCTCGCTAACGTCTGTTATGACATACGAGGCCCAGTACTGAAACACGCCAAACGTCTAGAAGACGAAGGCCAGCGTATCCTTAAGCTTAATATTGGTAATCCTGCACCCTTTGGCTTCGAAGCACCAGAAGAAATCCTGCAAGATGTTATTCGCAACCTACCAACCGCGCAGGGCTATAGCGACTCAAAAGGTTTATTTAGCGCCCGTAAAGCCATCATGCAGTATTACCAGCAAATGCATGTAGAAGGCGTTGGCATTGAAGATATTTACCTGGGCAACGGTGTCTCCGAGCTGATTGTGATTGCACTCCAAGCTTTGCTCAATAATAACGACGAAGTGCTATTACCAGCACCGGACTACCCGCTCTGGACAGCAGCCACCAGTCTGGCCGGTGGCAAACCTGTGCACTACTTATGTGACGAGCAAGCCGGCTGGTTTCCAGATATTGATGACATGCGCAGTAAAATCACTGCCAACACCAAAGCCATTGTGTTAATTAACCCCAATAACCCAACAGGCGCGGTGTACTCCAAAGAAGTTCTGCTCGATATTATGGAGTTGGCCCGCCAGCATAATCTGGTGGTGTTTGCCGACGAAATTTACGACAAAATTCTCTACGACGATGCCGTGCATATTTGCGCAGCTTCATTAGCGCCCGATGTTTTGTGCTTAACTTTTAATGGCCTGTCTAAATCTTACCGCGTAGCCGGTTTCCGCTCGGGCTGGGTGGTGGTGTCTGGTCCTAAGCACCGCGCGCGCAGCTATATAGAAGGGTTGGATATTCTGTCCAATATGCGTCTTTGCGCCAACGTGCCAGCCCAGCATGCGATTCAAACCGCTCTGGGTGGCTACCAAAGCATCAATGACTTGGTGCTGCCTAACGGCCGTTTACTGGAACAACGTAACCGCACTTGGGAGTTACTCAATGATATTCCTGGGGTCAGTTGCGTGAAGCCTATGGGCGCTTTATATGCTTTCCCAAAAATCGACCCGAAAATCTGTCCTATTCACAACGATGAAAAATTCGTCCTGGACTTATTGCTCTCGGAAAAGCTCTTAGTCGTACAGGGGACCGCCTTTAACTGGCCTTGGCCGGACCATTTCCGTGTCGTCACTCTGCCCCGCGTCGATGACCTTGAACAAGCCATTGGCCGTATTGGCAATTTCTTAAAAACCTATCGCCAGTGA
- a CDS encoding electron transfer flavoprotein-ubiquinone oxidoreductase, translated as MEREFMEFDVVIVGAGPSGLSAACRLKQKAAEAGQEISVCVVEKGSEVGAHILSGAVFETRALDELFPDWKELGAPINTPVKRDDIYLLKNADKGQKIPNFFVPKTMHNEGNYIISLGNLCRWLAEQAENLGVEVYPGFAAQEALINEDGAVYGILTGDMGVDRDGNPKEGMYTPGMELRAKYTLFAEGCRGHIGKQLIKRYNLDSEADAQHYGIGIKEIWDIDPAKHEEGLVVHTAGWPLDDDNPGGSFLYHTENNQVVVGLIVDLSYSNPYLSPFDEFQRYKHHPVISQYLEGGTRVAYGARAISKGGYNSLPKMVFPGGALVGCDLGTLNFAKIKGNHTAMKSGMLAAEAAADAIIQGREGGDELTAYVDAFKASWLYEDLFTSRNFGAAIHKYGALLGGAFNYIDQNIFGGKIPFTLRDTTPDYAKLKLASDSKKISYPKPDGKLSFDKLSSVFLSNTAHEANQPCHLVLTDASIPLGKNLSMYDEPAQRYCPAGVYEIVEDSEGKRFQINAENCVHCKTCDIKDPAQNINWVAPEGTGGPNYPNM; from the coding sequence GTGGAACGCGAATTTATGGAATTCGATGTTGTCATCGTTGGTGCAGGCCCCTCGGGGCTTTCAGCAGCATGCCGACTGAAACAAAAGGCAGCAGAGGCCGGTCAAGAGATCAGCGTTTGCGTCGTTGAGAAGGGTTCCGAAGTCGGTGCCCACATCCTTTCTGGCGCCGTTTTTGAGACGCGCGCACTTGATGAATTGTTCCCCGATTGGAAAGAACTTGGTGCTCCAATCAACACGCCAGTGAAGCGTGATGATATTTATTTGCTAAAAAACGCAGATAAAGGGCAGAAAATCCCAAACTTTTTTGTGCCTAAAACGATGCACAACGAAGGCAACTACATCATTTCTTTGGGTAATTTATGCCGCTGGCTGGCCGAGCAGGCAGAAAACTTGGGCGTAGAAGTCTACCCAGGCTTTGCTGCACAAGAAGCTCTTATTAATGAAGACGGTGCGGTTTACGGGATTTTGACCGGCGACATGGGGGTTGACCGTGACGGCAATCCTAAAGAAGGCATGTACACCCCAGGTATGGAGTTGCGAGCTAAATACACCTTATTTGCCGAAGGTTGCCGCGGTCATATTGGTAAACAACTGATTAAGCGCTACAACCTTGACAGCGAAGCTGATGCACAGCATTACGGCATCGGTATCAAAGAAATTTGGGATATTGACCCCGCTAAACACGAAGAAGGCTTAGTGGTACACACTGCTGGCTGGCCTCTTGACGACGACAACCCAGGTGGCTCTTTCCTCTATCACACCGAAAATAACCAAGTAGTTGTGGGTTTGATTGTTGACTTGTCTTATAGCAACCCGTACTTATCACCTTTCGATGAGTTCCAGCGCTACAAACACCACCCAGTCATTAGCCAGTACCTCGAAGGCGGCACTCGCGTTGCTTATGGTGCTCGCGCCATTTCCAAAGGTGGCTACAACTCCTTACCAAAAATGGTCTTCCCCGGTGGTGCCTTGGTAGGTTGTGACTTAGGTACGCTCAACTTTGCTAAAATTAAAGGCAATCACACAGCGATGAAGTCCGGCATGTTAGCCGCTGAAGCCGCTGCAGATGCAATTATCCAAGGCCGCGAAGGTGGTGATGAACTCACAGCCTATGTGGACGCGTTCAAAGCCAGCTGGCTCTACGAAGACTTGTTCACCAGTCGCAACTTTGGTGCAGCAATTCATAAGTATGGCGCACTCTTGGGCGGGGCATTCAACTACATCGACCAAAATATTTTTGGCGGTAAAATCCCTTTCACCCTGCGTGACACCACACCGGATTACGCTAAGTTAAAGCTGGCATCTGATTCAAAGAAAATCAGCTACCCAAAACCCGATGGCAAACTGAGTTTCGATAAATTGAGCTCAGTTTTTCTATCGAACACCGCTCACGAAGCAAACCAGCCATGCCACCTGGTCTTAACTGACGCAAGTATTCCGCTGGGCAAGAACCTTTCCATGTATGACGAACCAGCACAGCGTTATTGCCCAGCTGGCGTGTATGAAATCGTTGAAGACAGTGAAGGCAAGCGTTTCCAAATTAATGCTGAGAACTGTGTGCATTGTAAGACCTGTGACATCAAGGACCCTGCACAAAATATTAATTGGGTAGCCCCAGAAGGTACTGGCGGGCCCAACTACCCAAATATGTAA